A stretch of Arachis hypogaea cultivar Tifrunner chromosome 15, arahy.Tifrunner.gnm2.J5K5, whole genome shotgun sequence DNA encodes these proteins:
- the LOC112746915 gene encoding uncharacterized protein: protein MFSSSNPSSSSSSYPPPPPLLHPFYVDDSHNDSNAFVVANSDGSMFDPSSSLGTTTHQAPLLFPAATNLNVADYAAMLQRDCSYYDYGGGASAAGVVGGHNGLNLLTKKGKKDRHSKIFTSQGLRDRRVRLSSEIARKFFDLQDMLEYDKPSNTLQWLFTKSENAIRELQRTKQANSTTCSHHDHHTFCFTCFSSSKDKRFPPPDSSDPHHHQLMDVELQDPNLLRTNFMSLEIPQHQEASFNNINNNNNHSSCPHSPPNWNLYQ from the coding sequence ATGTTCTCTTCCTCCaacccttcttcttcctcttcttcttaccctcctcctcctcctcttcttcatcccTTCTATGTTGATGATTCTCACAATGATAGCAATGCTTTTGTTGTTGCAAATAGTGATGGAAGTATGTTTGACCCATCTTCATCTCTTGGGACGACTACTCATCAAGCTCCATTACTGTTCCCAGCAGCAACAAATCTGAATGTTGCTGACTATGCTGCCATGCTCCAAAGGGACTGTTCTTATTATGATTATGGTGGTGGTGCTAGTGCTGCTGGTGTTGTGGGAGGTCATAATGGTCTGAACTTGTTGACAAAGAAAGGGAAGAAAGACAGGCACAGCAAGATTTTTACATCTCAGGGTTTGAGGGACAGAAGGGTGAGGCTTTCAAGCGAGATTGCTAGAAAGTTCTTTGATCTTCAGGACATGCTTGAGTATGACAAACCCAGCAACACCCTCCAATGGCTCTTCACTAAATCTGAGAATGCTATCAGAGAGCTTCAAAGAACCAAGCAAGCTAATTCCACCACCTGTTCTCATCATGATCATCACACCTTCTGCTTCACCTGCTTCTCATCATCAAAGGACAAGAGATTCCCTCCTCCAGATTCATCagatcctcatcatcatcaactTATGGATGTTGAGCTTCAAGACCCTAATCTACTAAGAACCAATTTCATGAGCCTTGAGATCCCTCAACATCAGGAAGCTAGTTTCAACAAcattaataacaataacaaccacTCATCATGCCCCCATTCCCCTCCCAATTGGAATTTATACCAATGA